In one Campylobacter insulaenigrae NCTC 12927 genomic region, the following are encoded:
- the fliP gene encoding flagellar type III secretion system pore protein FliP (The bacterial flagellar biogenesis protein FliP forms a type III secretion system (T3SS)-type pore required for flagellar assembly.), giving the protein MKALLLLFLSSLMLLGAEVTIPTVNLSLSAPNTPQQLVTTLNIIIVLTILALAPTIIFIMTSFLRLIVVFSFLRTALGTQTMPPNTILATMALILTFFIMEPVATKSYNEGIKPYIAEKIGYEEAFAKSVKPFKDFMLKNTREKDLALFYRIRNLENPKTIDEVPLTVLVPAFMISELKTAFEIGFLLFLPFLVIDMVVSSVLMAMGMMMLPPVMISMPFKLLIFVLVDGWNLLIQNLVKSFLT; this is encoded by the coding sequence TTGAAAGCTTTGTTGTTATTGTTTTTGTCAAGTTTAATGCTTTTGGGTGCTGAAGTAACCATTCCAACTGTAAATTTAAGTTTAAGTGCACCTAATACTCCTCAACAATTAGTAACAACATTAAATATAATCATCGTCTTAACTATATTAGCACTTGCTCCAACTATTATTTTTATCATGACTTCATTTTTAAGATTGATTGTAGTATTTTCTTTTCTAAGAACTGCCTTAGGTACACAAACAATGCCACCAAATACTATTTTAGCAACCATGGCTTTAATTTTAACTTTTTTTATTATGGAACCAGTTGCTACAAAATCATATAACGAAGGAATAAAGCCATATATAGCGGAAAAAATTGGCTATGAAGAAGCTTTTGCTAAAAGTGTCAAACCTTTTAAAGATTTTATGCTTAAAAACACTAGAGAAAAAGATTTAGCGCTTTTTTATAGAATTAGAAATTTGGAAAATCCAAAAACTATAGATGAAGTACCCTTAACAGTTTTAGTACCTGCTTTTATGATTAGTGAATTAAAAACAGCATTTGAAATAGGATTTTTACTCTTTTTACCATTTTTAGTTATCGATATGGTTGTAAGTTCGGTGTTAATGGCTATGGGTATGATGATGCTTCCTCCTGTTATGATTTCTATGCCTTTTAAATTGCTTATTTTTGTTTTAGTAGATGGGTGGAATTTACTTATACAAAATCTAGTCAAAAGTTTTTTAACTTAA
- the trmD gene encoding tRNA (guanosine(37)-N1)-methyltransferase TrmD, which produces MRYTFVSLFPELIEPYFHASILARARKKNILEFSFVNPRNFTINKHLKVDDYKVGGGAGLLMQTQPMFDCLEWIKKQHKNVHFVFLSPCAKSFKQIDSKRLAKKQHICFVCSRYEGLDERIVEEFADEIFSIGDFILTGGELASLVMCDAISRNIYGVLGNSQSLDEESFEKNLLEAPSFSRPLIYEKENKKFYIPSEFLKGNHAKITALKTTMASCKTKFFRPDLYQKHERKF; this is translated from the coding sequence ATGAGATACACTTTTGTAAGTTTATTTCCAGAACTTATAGAGCCCTATTTTCATGCTTCTATCTTAGCAAGAGCAAGAAAGAAAAATATTTTAGAATTTTCATTTGTTAATCCTAGAAATTTTACTATAAATAAACATCTAAAAGTGGATGATTATAAAGTCGGTGGTGGTGCTGGACTTTTAATGCAAACTCAACCAATGTTTGATTGTCTTGAGTGGATTAAAAAACAGCATAAAAATGTTCATTTTGTTTTCTTATCACCTTGTGCAAAATCTTTTAAGCAAATTGACTCTAAGCGACTTGCCAAGAAACAACATATATGTTTTGTTTGCAGTCGATATGAAGGATTAGATGAAAGGATAGTGGAAGAATTTGCCGATGAAATTTTTTCTATAGGTGATTTTATATTAACCGGAGGAGAGCTCGCATCTTTGGTGATGTGTGATGCTATTAGTCGAAATATTTACGGTGTGTTAGGTAATTCGCAAAGTTTAGATGAAGAAAGCTTTGAAAAAAATTTATTAGAAGCTCCATCTTTTTCAAGACCATTGATTTATGAAAAAGAAAATAAAAAATTTTATATTCCTTCAGAGTTTTTAAAGGGAAATCACGCTAAAATTACAGCTTTAAAAACTACTATGGCGTCTTGCAAAACGAAATTTTTTCGTCCCGATTTGTATCAAAAGCATGAACGCAAATTTTAA
- a CDS encoding Spx/MgsR family RNA polymerase-binding regulatory protein → MKFYGIKNCNSVKKAMDYLNSKQIEFEFLDIKKLDEETLNFWLSKRSILELVNTAGMSARKIGLNKEKLQNLSQDEIKAMVLQSPTLIKRPLIVKDDEVFIAKEYESF, encoded by the coding sequence TTGAAATTTTATGGTATTAAAAATTGTAATAGTGTTAAAAAAGCTATGGATTATTTAAATTCTAAGCAAATTGAATTTGAATTTTTAGACATTAAAAAACTAGATGAGGAAACTTTGAATTTTTGGCTTAGCAAAAGGAGTATTTTAGAGCTTGTAAATACAGCGGGCATGAGTGCTAGAAAAATAGGATTAAATAAAGAAAAACTCCAAAATTTAAGTCAAGATGAAATTAAAGCGATGGTTTTACAAAGTCCAACACTCATAAAACGCCCGTTAATTGTAAAAGATGATGAAGTTTTTATAGCCAAAGAATATGAGAGTTTTTAA
- the rimM gene encoding ribosome maturation factor RimM (Essential for efficient processing of 16S rRNA), translating into MNNELIQVAKLGKSVGLKGYVKLHNLSDFFEQFKKGAKFFDANQKIYTIKSFDASRSLALFENYESLESAKMLTNLLLYQTKELTRQTCILDKDEYFYFDIIGCEIFEDNIRLGVVKDILESGSNFLFLIQSDIDLVDRSLAQNFYVPYVDKYIQNIDIEHKKIFAKYALELLENS; encoded by the coding sequence TTGAATAATGAATTAATACAAGTTGCTAAACTTGGTAAAAGCGTTGGATTAAAAGGTTATGTTAAGTTACATAATTTAAGTGATTTTTTTGAACAATTTAAAAAAGGTGCTAAATTTTTTGATGCTAATCAAAAAATTTACACTATTAAATCTTTTGATGCCAGTCGATCGTTAGCTTTATTTGAAAATTATGAAAGTTTAGAATCTGCAAAAATGCTAACAAATCTTTTGCTATATCAAACTAAAGAATTAACAAGACAAACTTGTATCTTGGATAAAGATGAATATTTTTATTTTGATATTATAGGATGTGAAATATTTGAGGATAATATAAGATTAGGTGTAGTTAAAGATATTTTAGAGAGTGGATCCAATTTTTTATTTTTAATTCAAAGTGATATTGATTTGGTTGATCGTTCATTGGCGCAAAATTTTTATGTTCCTTATGTTGATAAATATATACAAAATATTGATATTGAACATAAGAAAATTTTTGCAAAATACGCATTAGAACTTTTAGAAAATTCATGA
- a CDS encoding KH domain-containing protein, with product MVENFLREYAKLIVDFPEKIDIKRKHIDDNFAEIVIYVDPVDTGKLIGKNGKLINAIKTVIMAYKVKDATSYRITVKAIE from the coding sequence ATGGTCGAGAATTTTTTAAGAGAATATGCAAAATTAATTGTTGATTTTCCTGAAAAAATTGATATTAAAAGAAAACATATAGATGATAATTTTGCTGAGATTGTGATTTATGTGGATCCAGTTGATACTGGTAAACTTATAGGAAAAAATGGTAAGTTGATTAATGCTATAAAAACAGTTATTATGGCCTATAAAGTTAAAGATGCTACTTCTTATCGTATAACGGTAAAAGCTATTGAATAA
- a CDS encoding autotransporter outer membrane beta-barrel domain-containing protein has protein sequence MKLSYFASKVLIGFSIGALLSSNALASKITIKDGDGSMEKHFETNDGQHFALKKEHTNSDLTIEINDTDLPNSIAKEGYEDLATVSIDLGSNDLTIKNISSGNLSTAVSNYTITANKTEATNVIFQSMNGKSIVNGDFSIKGSSEPTEGVFDYMKSSAIFIADGHGLQGSLEINGNFTADKSILATIGGNKSQNHIQVNGKANITNSNFSIGTTSFGDLALNNYVFMSASEGFNKDITSSNKASANISKSLESIVGMSTKDLGLDYEDTKAMDVKEFVDYKLSTKDNKLLISGGANKNVLDNKKVLESDKKYLELIKKDLKKEEENGNKDKIDEAIAKLDKQIQQIDEMIKNTSGGIISNDDYIKNDSSVSASNKNFVSKILDGLTLGKDFNAIGNIKFDKVGEQVANDIKDSAKSISNVNQASSGINSTINVSNDVSIGSRVAMLNNPYGNYATKLSQIRFATNDYGGNYVDNYNNSIWGNIIGGANIIDGDSGALYGATIGMDRKINDDVIIGAYFTYANAKIKDNLLTQKSDNFQFGAYSNIYISPKVEVNVKAYAQFSPTDQDIVNRGFNTTNSADFNRKFFGLSANMGYVFDFSDNTLFVKPFTGANYYYAHTPSYKENGIAGKDVSSASNNSISLEFGAELRKYMSEESYLFITPKIEQYVINNGDDFVASLNGVTLPSVKGNDKKKTYGQIIVGGNVDISEQFSLNAGIGAKQILAGKTDGKNETYISGQVGFKYKF, from the coding sequence ATGAAACTTTCTTACTTTGCAAGTAAAGTTTTAATAGGATTTAGCATTGGAGCTTTATTAAGTAGCAATGCTTTAGCAAGTAAAATTACCATCAAAGATGGTGATGGTAGTATGGAGAAACATTTTGAAACAAACGACGGGCAACATTTTGCTCTAAAAAAAGAACATACCAATAGTGATTTAACTATTGAAATTAATGATACAGATTTACCTAATAGCATAGCTAAAGAAGGATATGAAGACTTAGCGACGGTAAGCATTGATTTAGGTTCTAATGATCTTACTATTAAAAATATTTCAAGTGGAAATTTATCTACCGCTGTATCAAACTATACCATTACTGCCAACAAAACAGAAGCTACTAATGTGATATTTCAAAGCATGAATGGAAAATCTATCGTAAATGGAGATTTTAGCATAAAAGGTTCATCTGAGCCTACAGAAGGTGTTTTTGATTATATGAAATCTTCAGCTATTTTCATCGCCGATGGACATGGCCTACAAGGCTCTCTTGAGATAAATGGAAATTTCACAGCTGATAAATCTATTCTAGCCACCATAGGTGGTAATAAAAGCCAAAACCACATACAAGTAAATGGTAAAGCAAATATCACAAATTCAAACTTTTCCATAGGAACAACAAGTTTTGGTGATTTAGCTTTAAATAATTATGTTTTTATGAGTGCAAGTGAAGGGTTTAATAAAGATATAACAAGTTCAAACAAAGCTAGTGCAAATATAAGTAAAAGTTTGGAAAGTATTGTTGGCATGAGCACCAAAGACTTAGGACTTGATTATGAAGATACAAAAGCTATGGATGTAAAAGAATTTGTTGATTACAAACTTTCTACTAAAGATAATAAGCTTTTAATTAGTGGTGGTGCAAATAAAAATGTCTTAGACAATAAAAAAGTCTTAGAGAGTGATAAAAAATATCTAGAACTAATAAAAAAAGATCTAAAAAAAGAAGAAGAAAATGGCAATAAAGATAAAATTGATGAAGCCATTGCAAAATTAGATAAACAAATACAGCAAATTGATGAGATGATTAAAAATACGTCAGGCGGAATAATCTCTAATGATGATTATATTAAAAATGATTCTAGTGTTTCAGCTTCTAATAAAAACTTTGTTTCTAAAATATTAGATGGACTTACTCTTGGTAAGGATTTTAACGCGATTGGCAACATTAAATTTGATAAAGTCGGGGAGCAAGTAGCAAATGATATAAAAGATTCAGCTAAATCTATTTCAAATGTAAATCAAGCCTCATCAGGTATAAACTCAACTATTAATGTTTCAAATGATGTATCTATAGGTTCTCGTGTAGCTATGTTAAATAACCCTTATGGAAATTACGCTACAAAATTATCTCAAATAAGATTTGCTACTAATGATTATGGAGGAAATTATGTTGATAATTATAATAACAGCATTTGGGGTAATATAATAGGCGGTGCAAACATCATAGATGGAGATAGTGGTGCTTTATATGGAGCCACTATAGGTATGGATAGAAAAATTAACGATGATGTTATTATTGGTGCTTATTTTACTTATGCAAACGCTAAGATAAAAGATAATCTTTTAACCCAAAAATCAGATAATTTCCAATTTGGTGCTTATTCTAATATCTACATAAGTCCAAAAGTAGAAGTTAATGTTAAAGCTTACGCTCAATTTTCTCCAACAGATCAAGACATTGTAAATAGAGGATTTAATACTACAAATAGTGCTGACTTTAATAGAAAATTCTTTGGTTTGAGTGCTAATATGGGATATGTTTTTGATTTTAGTGATAATACTTTATTTGTCAAACCTTTTACTGGTGCAAACTACTACTACGCACATACTCCAAGCTATAAAGAAAATGGAATTGCAGGAAAAGATGTGAGTAGCGCTAGCAACAATTCCATTTCATTAGAATTTGGAGCTGAACTTAGAAAATATATGAGCGAAGAATCATATTTATTTATCACTCCAAAAATAGAACAATATGTGATAAATAATGGCGATGATTTTGTAGCAAGCTTAAATGGAGTCACATTACCTAGCGTAAAAGGAAATGATAAGAAAAAAACTTATGGACAAATCATCGTTGGTGGTAATGTTGATATTAGTGAACAATTTAGCTTAAATGCAGGTATTGGAGCTAAACAAATACTAGCTGGTAAAACAGATGGTAAAAATGAAACTTATATAAGCGGTCAAGTAGGTTTTAAATATAAATTCTAA
- a CDS encoding aminodeoxychorismate synthase, component I (aminotransferase-4 domain-containing), whose amino-acid sequence MEKIGIFGSFLYKNLAFTLQAYNQRQSKKVFKIIEKNKDKFYFLGYVKYEFYRYLEKQNYTSKEPFVYFLAFREKIRFSEKDENLDFCPIFTQDLDQKKYFTDFDKVKKAIAKGQSYQVNLTQELHFKSNLDLYNSFISLYPKQNTQFKAYIKNEFLELASFSPELFFKIKNNIISTKPMKGTIKRSKLKNEDEKFKYFLKNDEKTLSENVMIVDLLRNDLSKLIVKHTQKTELFIVKSYPTLHQLISKVSGKLKKNINYFDIFKALFPCGSITGAPKIETIKFIKKLEQRKRGIYCGAIGLIHKEKTKFSVAIRTIEKNNNENFFKYGVGSGLVWDSNKDEEFEELKLKTKILRNEFYLFETMYYEDCYILFFKEHLQRILNSAAFFNFNTKNLKDKFKTILTQEYEKKYFISLQNFNDFTFKNKHYFSKSNFLQKSKKALKLKLFKNGIFEFDFFDIKENSSDKLLLSDNILKINFLNFHKTSLRSIYDTNAKLWKENICYDIVFFDEQGLLCEGSRTNIIINLNDEYFTPYAKNCLNGIYRQTLLKHKLIKEKDITKDELLNAKEIYAINSLRGLKKVIL is encoded by the coding sequence ATGGAAAAAATTGGAATTTTTGGATCTTTTTTATATAAAAATCTTGCATTCACGCTTCAAGCATACAACCAAAGACAAAGCAAAAAAGTATTTAAAATTATAGAAAAAAATAAAGATAAATTTTATTTTTTAGGTTATGTAAAATACGAATTTTATAGATATTTGGAAAAACAAAATTATACAAGTAAAGAACCATTTGTATATTTTTTAGCCTTTAGAGAAAAAATTAGATTTAGTGAAAAAGATGAAAATTTAGATTTTTGTCCTATCTTTACCCAAGATTTAGATCAAAAAAAATATTTTACTGACTTTGATAAAGTAAAAAAAGCTATAGCTAAAGGTCAGAGCTATCAAGTTAATTTGACTCAAGAGTTGCATTTTAAATCAAATCTTGATCTTTATAATAGTTTTATTAGTCTTTATCCTAAACAAAATACTCAATTTAAAGCATATATAAAAAATGAATTCTTAGAACTTGCCTCATTTTCTCCTGAACTTTTTTTCAAAATTAAAAATAATATCATCTCAACTAAACCCATGAAAGGCACCATCAAAAGATCCAAATTAAAAAATGAAGATGAAAAATTCAAATATTTTTTAAAAAACGATGAAAAAACTCTTAGTGAAAATGTGATGATAGTAGATTTATTACGCAATGACTTATCAAAGCTCATTGTAAAACATACACAAAAAACCGAACTTTTTATTGTTAAATCTTATCCTACTTTACATCAACTCATTTCTAAAGTTAGCGGAAAATTAAAGAAAAATATAAATTATTTTGATATATTCAAAGCTCTTTTTCCTTGTGGTTCTATTACAGGTGCTCCAAAAATTGAAACTATAAAATTTATAAAAAAACTAGAACAAAGAAAAAGGGGGATTTATTGCGGAGCTATAGGTTTAATTCACAAAGAAAAAACTAAATTTAGCGTAGCTATTAGAACCATAGAAAAAAATAATAATGAAAACTTTTTCAAATATGGTGTTGGAAGTGGTCTTGTATGGGACTCTAATAAAGATGAAGAATTTGAAGAATTAAAATTAAAAACTAAAATTTTAAGAAATGAATTCTATTTATTTGAGACAATGTATTATGAGGATTGCTATATTTTATTTTTTAAAGAACACTTACAAAGAATCTTGAATTCAGCTGCTTTTTTCAATTTTAATACTAAAAATTTAAAAGATAAGTTTAAAACGATTTTAACACAAGAATATGAGAAAAAATATTTTATATCACTACAAAATTTCAATGATTTTACTTTCAAAAATAAACATTATTTTAGCAAAAGCAATTTTTTACAAAAGAGTAAAAAGGCTTTGAAATTAAAATTATTTAAAAACGGAATTTTTGAGTTTGATTTTTTTGATATAAAAGAAAATTCAAGCGATAAACTACTTCTTAGTGATAATATCTTAAAAATCAATTTTTTAAATTTTCATAAGACTTCTTTGCGTAGTATATATGATACAAATGCTAAACTATGGAAAGAAAATATTTGCTATGATATAGTTTTTTTTGACGAACAAGGTCTACTTTGTGAGGGTTCAAGAACCAACATTATTATAAATTTAAATGATGAGTATTTTACTCCTTATGCTAAAAACTGCCTAAATGGTATTTATAGACAAACACTTTTAAAACACAAGCTCATCAAAGAAAAAGATATCACTAAAGATGAGCTTTTAAACGCTAAAGAAATTTATGCTATCAACTCCTTAAGAGGTCTAAAAAAGGTAATTTTGTGA
- a CDS encoding class II 3-deoxy-7-phosphoheptulonate synthase, whose amino-acid sequence MKWTKDSWKNYKIQQQPQYPDENQLQEVIKRLEKLPPLVFAGEVDKLKKSLAKVVNSQAFLLQGGDCAESFINFGADNIRDMFKVMLQMAIVLTFAGSCPIVKVGRVAGQFAKPRSSEFEEIDDMRLPSYRGDIINGFEFNEKSRIADPKRMLEAYYQSATTLNLLRAFSRGGLADLRVVHKWNLGFLKKAELGKKYDELSEKITQALAFMQACGITDTPNLSQTAFYTSHEALLLPYEEALTRVDSLSGDIYDCSAHMLWIGERTRKVDEAHVHFLSGVKNPLGMKLSANYDLDELKKIISILNPNNEAGRLNFIIRMGCDKIQNALPKLFKELKQEGFNMLYSIDPMHANTVKSGNFKTREFDKIIQEVRAFFEIAMSEGVYPGGVHLEMTGQNVTECVGGSLHITQEELSKRYETQCDPRLNADQALELAFIIADLVKKARKC is encoded by the coding sequence ATGAAATGGACGAAAGATTCTTGGAAAAATTATAAAATTCAACAACAACCACAATATCCTGATGAAAATCAACTACAAGAGGTTATTAAAAGATTAGAAAAATTACCACCATTAGTTTTTGCAGGCGAGGTAGATAAATTAAAAAAATCCCTTGCTAAAGTTGTAAATTCGCAAGCATTTTTGCTTCAAGGAGGTGATTGTGCTGAGAGTTTTATAAATTTTGGAGCTGATAATATAAGAGATATGTTTAAAGTTATGCTTCAAATGGCTATAGTATTGACTTTTGCTGGATCTTGTCCTATTGTTAAAGTAGGACGTGTTGCAGGACAATTTGCAAAACCAAGAAGTAGTGAATTTGAAGAAATTGATGACATGAGGCTTCCAAGTTATCGAGGCGATATTATCAATGGTTTTGAATTTAATGAAAAATCAAGGATAGCTGATCCTAAAAGAATGTTAGAAGCTTATTATCAAAGCGCTACGACTTTGAATTTATTAAGAGCTTTTTCAAGGGGTGGTTTGGCAGATTTAAGAGTGGTGCACAAGTGGAATTTAGGATTTTTAAAGAAAGCAGAGCTTGGTAAAAAATATGATGAACTTAGTGAAAAAATTACTCAAGCTTTAGCCTTTATGCAAGCTTGTGGTATTACGGATACGCCAAATCTTTCTCAAACAGCATTTTATACATCTCACGAGGCTTTACTTTTACCATATGAAGAAGCATTAACAAGAGTAGATAGTTTAAGCGGTGATATTTATGATTGTTCAGCTCATATGCTTTGGATCGGTGAGCGTACTAGGAAAGTGGATGAAGCACATGTGCATTTTCTTAGCGGAGTAAAAAATCCTTTAGGAATGAAACTTAGTGCTAATTATGATTTAGACGAGCTAAAAAAGATAATAAGTATTTTAAATCCAAACAATGAGGCAGGTAGGTTAAATTTTATCATTCGTATGGGGTGTGATAAAATACAAAATGCTTTGCCAAAATTATTTAAAGAATTAAAACAAGAAGGGTTTAATATGCTTTATAGTATTGATCCTATGCATGCAAATACAGTTAAATCGGGTAATTTTAAAACAAGAGAATTTGATAAAATCATCCAAGAAGTGCGTGCATTTTTTGAAATAGCTATGAGTGAGGGAGTGTATCCTGGTGGGGTACATTTGGAAATGACAGGACAAAATGTAACTGAATGTGTGGGAGGCTCTTTACATATCACTCAAGAAGAACTTTCTAAACGCTATGAAACACAATGTGATCCAAGATTAAATGCTGATCAGGCTTTAGAATTGGCATTTATCATAGCAGACTTAGTTAAAAAGGCAAGAAAATGTTGA
- a CDS encoding anthranilate synthase component II: MKVLIIDNYDSFTYTIAFYLKELNIKYKIIKNDQFKHPKKLKKYNFTHLLISPGPNSPKESKLSLKTIKYFKKNKKILGICLGHQCIAYAFGGKISKLPNPTHGKIKTIDFIPNPLFLNLNNNFKICLYHSLYVSYTGKKCKTLATDENGIIMAIKHKKYDIYGIQFHPEAILSQNGKKLLKNFLTLQ, encoded by the coding sequence GTGAAAGTTTTAATTATAGATAACTATGATTCTTTTACTTATACTATTGCATTCTATTTAAAAGAACTTAATATAAAATATAAAATTATAAAAAATGATCAATTTAAACATCCTAAGAAATTAAAAAAATATAATTTCACACATCTTTTAATCTCTCCTGGACCAAATTCTCCAAAAGAATCAAAGTTAAGTTTAAAGACTATAAAGTATTTTAAAAAAAATAAAAAAATTCTTGGAATTTGTCTAGGACACCAATGTATAGCCTATGCTTTTGGTGGCAAAATTTCCAAACTTCCAAATCCTACTCATGGTAAAATAAAAACTATAGATTTTATTCCAAATCCTTTGTTTTTAAATTTAAATAATAATTTTAAAATTTGTCTATATCATTCTTTGTATGTAAGTTATACAGGTAAAAAATGTAAAACTTTAGCAACAGATGAAAATGGTATCATTATGGCGATTAAACATAAAAAATACGACATTTACGGAATTCAATTTCATCCGGAAGCCATTTTAAGTCAAAATGGCAAAAAGCTACTTAAAAACTTTCTTACTTTGCAATAA
- the rplS gene encoding 50S ribosomal protein L19, translated as MKNKYIEQFEQKQIEGKNVPEFRAGDTLRLAIRIKEGDKTRIQNFEGVCIARRGNGVDETFIVRKIGANNVGVERIFPIYSESLESIAVLRRGRVRRARLFYLRDRRGKAARIKELKK; from the coding sequence ATGAAAAATAAGTATATAGAACAATTTGAACAAAAGCAAATTGAAGGTAAAAATGTTCCAGAATTTCGTGCTGGAGATACTTTGAGACTTGCTATTCGTATTAAAGAGGGCGATAAAACAAGAATTCAAAATTTTGAAGGTGTTTGTATTGCGCGTAGAGGAAATGGTGTAGATGAAACTTTCATTGTACGTAAAATTGGTGCCAACAATGTTGGTGTAGAAAGAATTTTTCCTATTTATAGTGAAAGTTTAGAAAGTATTGCGGTATTAAGAAGAGGACGTGTACGTCGTGCTAGGTTGTTCTATTTAAGAGATAGAAGAGGTAAGGCTGCGCGTATTAAAGAACTTAAAAAGTAA
- the rpsP gene encoding 30S ribosomal protein S16: MTVIRLTKMGRKKRPFYRIVVTDSRKRRDGSWIESIGYYNPMVEPEVIKFDAERLAYWKSVGAKLSDRVAAITSK; this comes from the coding sequence ATGACAGTGATTAGACTTACAAAAATGGGACGTAAAAAAAGACCATTTTACCGTATAGTTGTAACTGATAGTAGAAAAAGAAGAGATGGAAGTTGGATAGAAAGTATCGGTTATTACAATCCGATGGTTGAGCCTGAGGTAATAAAATTTGATGCAGAGCGTTTAGCTTACTGGAAAAGTGTTGGTGCAAAATTAAGCGATAGAGTAGCTGCAATTACAAGTAAATAA
- a CDS encoding cupin domain-containing protein, producing the protein MYEVISWVQEIQNGVSVSKKIENAYTKEICISMSKGSFMKDHKAPFDITIQVLKGSIDFGVLNQQILLKTLDSISLKADEVHNLLALDDSIVRLTLYKQDSFKRVESVLKS; encoded by the coding sequence ATGTATGAAGTAATTTCTTGGGTACAAGAAATTCAAAATGGAGTAAGTGTTTCTAAAAAAATAGAAAATGCTTATACTAAAGAAATCTGTATAAGTATGTCAAAAGGTAGTTTTATGAAAGATCATAAAGCACCCTTTGATATTACTATACAAGTGTTAAAGGGCTCTATTGATTTTGGAGTTTTAAATCAGCAAATTTTACTCAAAACTTTAGATAGCATTAGTTTAAAAGCTGATGAAGTTCATAATCTTTTAGCGTTAGATGATTCTATAGTGCGTTTGACTTTATATAAACAAGATAGTTTCAAGCGCGTTGAAAGTGTTTTAAAATCTTAA